The Coregonus clupeaformis isolate EN_2021a chromosome 8, ASM2061545v1, whole genome shotgun sequence genome has a segment encoding these proteins:
- the LOC121572935 gene encoding uncharacterized protein LOC121572935 — protein sequence MWSYFKPLLCFLMIPLTSSATATVRRVSVPEDHRLYLACSGTVDLQWRHHVNGIIVTKQGQSVAYRNHQKYHLQPDGSLVIEELEPSDSGDYYCNDQLVADVEVLKGQKFAVSAGRALLLPCTVSSKAKQRWFFRKDSHAKREPISTLFRNGTVKMERKDTQKRFSYDEDSALQILNLQPGDSGEYLCNGEMAAKVMVLTDHLNIQSTTAVMQTDVVWRENRETRPTNVVMMIAVIGLCIVVLLAGLLGFLLIGRLSKRRKKCSTEHKQEGTELQTRCLSNLESEITHSDGEESPSHVEDTEVQYASLGRQNWRERSRVLGDQHHVIYSAVVTARPASQGLERIKH from the exons ATGTGGAGCTATTTCAagcctttgttgtgttttctGATGATTCCCCTCACCTCCAGTGCAACAGCTACAG TGAGAAGAGTCTCAGTGCCTGAGGATCATCGTCTGTACCTGGCCTGCAGTGGCACTGTTGACTTACAGTGGCGACACCACGTCAACGGGATCATAGTCACTAAACAAGGCCAGTCGGTTGCTTACCGGAACCACCAGAAATATCACCTCCAGCCTGATGGATCTCTGGTTATAGAAGAGCTGGagccatctgactctggggactaCTACTGCAACGACCAGCTAGTGGCAGACGTGGAGGTACTGAAAG GCCAAAAGTTTGCTGTTTCTGCTGGCCGAGCCCTATTGCTGCCCTGTACAGTATCTAGCAAAGCCAAGCAGAGGTGGTTCTTCAGGAAAGATAGTCATGCGAAACGAGAACCCATCTCGACTCTGTTCAGAAATGGGACCGTAAAAATGGAGAGAAAGGACACCCAGAAAAGGTTTTCCTATGATGAAGATAGTGCCCTGCAGATCCTCAATCTGCAGCCAGGGGACTCTGGAGAGTACCTGTGTAATGGGGAAATGGCAGCCAAAGTAATGGTGTTAACAG ATCACCTCAACATCCAGAGTACCACTGCTGTTATGCAAACAG ATGTTGtttggagagagaacagagagacacgCCCTACAAATG TTGTGATGATGATAGCTGTCATTGGACTATGCATCGTGGTGCTTCTGGCTGGTCTGCTGGGCTTTTTGCTGATAGGAAGACTGAGCAAAAGAAGAAAGAAATGCAGTACAg AACACAAGCAGGAAGGAACTGAACTCCAGACTAGGTGCTTGTCAAATCTAG AGTCTGAGATCACACATAGTGATGGGGAAGAA AGCCCTTCTCATGTGGAAGACACTGAGGTTCAGTATGCATCTCTGGGTCGGCAGAACTGGAGGGAAAGATCGAGGGTACTGGGAGACCAGCATCACGTCATCTATTCCGCTGTGGTCACTGCTAGACCAGCATCCCAGGGTTTGGAGAGAATAAAACATTGA